A genomic region of Sarcophilus harrisii chromosome 6, mSarHar1.11, whole genome shotgun sequence contains the following coding sequences:
- the LOC100933434 gene encoding olfactory receptor 8K3-like produces MEEMDNCNETTSIQVTEFILMGISNHPDLQILLFLVFLIIYIFTALGNLGLIILTKIDSRLKTPMYFFLRNLAFIDLGYSTAIGPKMLVNFVVEKNIISYTGCATQLVIFITLIVSELFMLSVMAYDRYVAICNPLLYMVIMSDRMCYLLVAIPYLHSSFVALLTTIKIFNSSFWKSNTVSHFYCDSLPLLTILCKDAKDVELFILSLSAFNLVFSLWVVLVSYILILMTILRMNSAEGRRKAFSTCGSHLTVVVVFYGTLTFMYLQPKSNHSFDTDKMAAVFYTLIIPMLNPLIYSLRNKEVKDALKRVLEKQCKCLL; encoded by the coding sequence ATGGAAGAAATGGATAATTGTAATGAGACTACATCAATTCAAGTAACTGAATTCATTCTCATGGGCATCTCGAATCATCCTGACCTACAGATCCTACTTTTTCTTGTGTTCCTCATCATCTACATATTCACAGCTCTGGGGAATCTAGGTTTGATTATCTTGACCAAGATTGATTCTCGCCTGAAAACtcccatgtattttttcctccGGAATCTGGCATTTATTGATCTTGGATATTCCACTGCAATTGGTCCCAAAATGTTGGTTAATTTTGTAGTGGAGAAAAATATCATATCTTATACTGGATGTGCAACCCAGCtagttatttttataacattaataGTAAGTGAGCTTTTTATGTTATCAGTGATGGCCTATGATCGGTATGTAGCTATCTGTAATCCCCTACTGTACATGGTCATCATGTCAGATAGAATGTGCTATCTCTTAGTGGCCATTCCATATCTCCATAGCTCCTTTGTAGCACTGTTGACAACAATTAAGatttttaattcctctttttGGAAATCTAATACAGTTAGTCATTTTTACTGTGATAGTCTCCCCCTCTTAACTATTTTATGCAAAGATGCAAAGGATGTAGAATTATTCATTCTAAGCCTTTCTgcttttaatttggttttctctctctgggttgTTCTTGTTTCATATATACTCATTCTTATGACCATCCTCAGGATGAACTCTGCTGAAGGCAGACGCAAAGCCTTTTCCACCTGTGGCTCCCATCTCACAGTGGTGGTTGTGTTCTATGGGACATTAACTTTTATGTACTTGCAACCCAAGTCTAATCATTCCTTTGATACAGACAAAATGGCAGCTGTCTTTTATACCCTGATCATTCCCATGCTTAATCCATTGATCTATAGTTTGAGAAATAAGGAGGTGAAAGATGCCTTGAAAAGAGTCCTAGAGAAACAATGCAAGTGTCTTCTTTAA
- the LOC100933175 gene encoding olfactory receptor 8K3-like, whose protein sequence is MEEMDKWNKTTSIQVTEFILMGITDHPDLQIPLFFVFLINYLAIVFGNLGLIILTNIDSHLKTPMYFFLKNLAFIDLGYSTAIGPKMLVNFVVEENVISYTGCATQLVIFVTLIISELFILSVMAYDRYVAICNPLLYMVIMSDRMCYLLVAIPYLYSTFVALLVTIKIFNSSFWKSNIISHFYCDSLPLLNMLSSDTKDIALIILSLSAFNLVFSLLVVLVSYGLILMAILRMKSAEGRHKAFSTCGSHLTVVVVFYGTLLFMYLQPHSSHSFDTDKMASVFYTLVIPMLNPLIYSLRNKEVKGALKRALESQCKCLT, encoded by the coding sequence ATGGAAGAAATGGATAAGTGGAATAAAACTACATCAATTCAAGTAACTGAATTCATTCTCATGGGCATCACAGATCATCCTGACCTGCAGATCCCACTTTTCTTTGTGTTCCTCATCAACTACTTGGCCATAGTTTTTGGGAACCTGGGCTTGATAATATTGACCAATATTGATTCTCACCTGAAAACTCCCATGTATTTTTTCCTAAAGAATCTAGCATTTATTGACCTTGGATACTCCACAGCCATTGGACCTAAAATGTTGGTTAATTTTGTAGTGGAGGAAAATGTCATATCTTATACTGGATGTGCAACCCAGCTAGTTATTTTTGTAACATTAATAATAAGTGaactttttatattatcagtgatGGCCTATGACCGCTATGTAGCCATCTGTAATCCACTCCTCTATATGGTCATCATGTCAGACAGAATGTGCTACCTCTTAGTGGCCATCCCATATCTCTACAGCACGTTTGTAGCACTGCTAGTTACAATTAAGatttttaattcatctttttgGAAATCTAACATAATTAGTCATTTCTACTGTGATAGTCTCCCTCTCTTAAATATGTTATCCAGTGATACAAAGGATATAGCATTAATCATACTGAGCCTTTCTgcttttaatttggttttctcccTCTTGGTTGTTCTTGTTTCATATGGACTGATTCTTATGGCTATCCTCAGAATGAAATCTGCTGAAGGCAGACATAAAGCCTTCTCCACCTGTGGCTCCCATCTCACAGTGGTGGTTGTATTCTATGGGACACTTCTTTTTATGTACCTGCAGCCCCATTCTAGTCATTCATTTGATACAGATAAGATGGCTTCAGTCTTTTATACCCTCGTCATTCCCATGCTTAACCCTTTGATTTATAGTTTGAGAAATAAGGAGGTAAAAGGTGCCTTGAAAAGAGCATTAGAAAGTCAATGCAAATGTCTTACTTAA